From Coffea arabica cultivar ET-39 chromosome 9c, Coffea Arabica ET-39 HiFi, whole genome shotgun sequence, one genomic window encodes:
- the LOC140014130 gene encoding uncharacterized protein has product MVPPPTYPYGIFAGYNPQAVCAYHSGAPGHSTVNCKALKHRIQDMIETGEIYEEQVQKLAWEAEVFGVTDQPFVIEVPFKEDKRPFILDFTPAESEALEPVVIEFPEQEPVLSLQRVPWNYDEPVIQIGKKSVAKEEVSVVTRSGRIASPFGATVPIQTNNPELPAKPTITEKEALDFLKRLQRSEYNVVEKLSKSPAQISMLDLLFSSDMHRDALLEVLTKAQIPKHISVVNFSYIVGSVLFTKQITFSGDELPAEGIGHNKALYIAVRCNGKMLPKVLIDSGSALNICPWSTLEKLGLQDIKLRPSGTIVRGFDGAQREPIGEVDLVVEMGPAEFQIACQVMHFPSIYNFLLGRPWIHKSGAVPSSLHQLLKFIVNDKLITIFAEKDCLVIADSGSEEDGSRNTTVTPHSTADIVSVSWITKEERALLKASVMMAKEMIRGGYEFDKRLGRDLQGILKPMEIVEKKDSFGLGFRPTAKDIKEMKERKKAEKEGRQKAFDIPPLHYTFPRPTEVITSEINPVDEIETSLAQLFVGATFEDSFPMRPSFPTSLKDQFPIR; this is encoded by the exons ATGGTGCCCCCTCCGACCTATCCATATGGCATATTCGCTGGGTATAACCCACAAGccgtctgtgcttatcattcaggggcacCCGGACATTCAACTGTTAATTGCAAGGCTCTTAAGCatagaattcaagatatgattgaaaCTGGAGAGATT TATGAGGAGCAAGTCCAAAAATTGGCATGGGAAGCTGAGgtgtttggggtcacagaccaaccATTTGTAATAGAGGTGCCGTTTAAGGAAGATAAAAggccttttattttggatttcaCTCCAGCTGAGAGCGAGGCTTTGGAGCCAGTGGTCATCGAATTCCCAGAGCAGGAGCCTGTTCTAAGTTTGCAGCGAGTGCCATGGAACTACGATGAACCTGTCATACAAATTGGAAAAAAGTCAGTTGCCAAAGAAGAGGTGTCAGTGGTCACTAGATCAGGGAGAATTGCAAGTCCATTTGGAGCTACCGTTCCGATTCAAACAAATAACCCCGAGCTGCCCGCTAAACCAACAATTACTGAGAAGGAAGCCTTGGATTTTCTTAAAAGGCTCCAAAGAAGCGAATATAATGTAGTCGAGAAGCTAAGCAAATCGCCCGCCCAAATATCCATGTTGGATCTGCTCTTTTCTTCGGATATGCATAGGGATGCGTTGCTCGAAGTGTTGACTAAAGCTCAAATCCCTAAGCACATTTCGGTTGTTAATTTCTCATATATAGTTGGGAGTGtgttatttacaaaacaaatcactttctctGGTGATGAATTACCGGCagaaggcattggacataacaaAGCTCTGTACATAGCTGTGAGGTGCAACGGGAAAATGTTGCCAAAGGTGTTGATTGACAGTGGATCTGcgcttaatatctgtccttggagtaccttggaaaagctagggttgcaaGATATCAAGCTAaggccttcagggaccataGTTAGAGGTTTTGATGGAGCACAAAGAGAACCTATAGGAGAAGTGGATTTAGTAGTCGAGATGGGGCCTGCAGAGTTTCAAATAGCCTGCCAAGTTATGCACTTTCCTAGTATTTACAATTTTTTGCTTGGAAGGCCGTGGATTCATAAGTCCGGGGCTGTGCCTTCTTCATTGCATCAATTGTTAAAATTCATAGTAAATGACAAATTGATAACTATTTTTGCCGAGAAGGATTGCCTCGTAATTGCTGATTCTGGGTCCGAAGAAGATGGTAGCCGAAACACCACAGTGACCCCTCATAGCACAGCTGATATCgtctccgtaagttggataACAAAAGAGGAACGAGCTCTGTTAaaggccagtgtcatgatggctaaggaaatgatcCGCGGAGGATATGAGTTTGACAAAAGGCTGGGACGTGATCTACAAGGAATTCTGAAACCAATGGAAATTGTGGAGAAAAAGGATTCATTcggtttgggcttccgaccaaccGCTAAAGACatcaaagaaatgaaggaacgcAAGAAAGCAGAGAAAGAAGGCAGGCAAAAGGCCTTTGATATTCCACCACTGCATTATACTTTTCCACGACCAACCGAGGTGATCACGTCAGAGATTAACCCAGTTGACGAAATCGAAACTAGTTTGGCCCAATTAttcgttggggcaacatttgaagacaGTTTCCCAATGAGGCCGAGTTTCCCGACATccctgaaggatcaatttccaatTAGATAG